In Actinomyces marmotae, the DNA window GCCCGGATCTGGTGGACGGCGTCGTCGCGGAGGACCCCGCCTTCGTCACCCCGGCGTGGCGTGCCCTCCTGCGCGCGAACGCCTTCCGGCAGGTGGCCGAGTTGAAAGGCATCGCGAAGGACCCCGAGGCCCGCTTCACCGCGGAGACCACCGAGAACCCCACGTGGTCGCACCGGGAGGTGCGCGCGAGCGTGGAGGCATCCTGCGGCGTCGACCTGCGGTTCATCGGCCTGGGTTGCGTGTCACCGCCGACGCCGTGGGAGGAGGTGGTCGACGGCCTGACCGTCCCCACGCTCATCATCACCGGCACCGACGGCGTGGTGCTGCGCGGCGACCACTACCTGAGCCTGCTCTCACGCAAGAACCCCCTCATCTCCACCGCGGTGATCGTGGACGCCCCGCACTGCGTGCGCCGCACCTTCCCCGAGCGATTCCACGCGGCGTCCGACCCGTGGATGGAGATGGTCATCGCGCGCGGGCGGCAGGGCGAGCGGGCCGCGTAGGCTCGCGGCATGACGCCCTCTCAGCTCGCACGGCCCCAACAGCCCGCACCCCCGGACCGCCGGGCGCATTCCGTCGTCCTGACCGCGATGGAGGAGGAGGCGCGCCCCTTCCTCGAACGCCTCCCCGCGCTCGACGGCGCCGCTCCCCTAGCGCTGAACAGTGACGCATGGGCCGTGAGCCTCGCGCTGCCCCCCGTCATCCCGGGAAGCGCCGATGGCCAGGGCCCCGGGGCCCCCCGCGAGCTCATCCTCATCCGCACGGGGATCGGCCTGGTGGCGGCCGCCTCGGCGCTGGCGGCAGCGCTGGCCCAGGTGGCCCCGCGCATGATCATCTCGGCCGGGACGGCCGGCGGCCTGGCCCGCGACGTTGAGGTGGGGGACGTGTGCGCCTCGACGACCCTGGCCTTCACGGACGCCGATGCGACAGCCTTCGGCTACGCCCGCGGCCAGATCCCCGGCCAGCCCCCCGCCTTCAGGTCGGCCGCCGGGCTGCGCGAAGCCATCGAGCTCCACGGCCCCGCGGCGCTGGCCGCCGCTACCCCGGCATCGTCGTCGGCGCGCATCCATGCCGGGCAGATGCTCTCCGGCAATTCCTTCGTGACGGCGGCGAACGTGGCGGACACGCGCGAGGCGTTCCCGGAGGCGGTGAGCACCGACATGGAGTCCGCGGCGCTGGCGCAGGTGGCGGCCGCCGCGGGCATCCCCTTCGCCTCGGTGCGCGGGATCTCCGACCTGTGCGGGCCCGAGGCGGGCCAGGACTTCCACATCGGCGCCGACGAGGCCGCGGCCCGCAGCGCCGCCGTCGTCATCGCCGCCCTGGCCGCGCTCAGTTGAGGCCGGGGCGGTGGCGCGCCGGCCCAAGGGGCTGCGCGATGGGGCCCACTGGGTGCAGGCTTGGCCCATGAGCACTACTCCCCCCATTGCCCTGGCCATCGCCGGCTCCGAGGCCTCCGGTGGCGCTGGCGCGCAGACCGACATCAAGACCTTCCAGCAGCTCGGCGTCTTCGGCTGCACGGCGCTGACCTGCATCGTGTCCATGGACCCGAAGGCGAACTGGGATCACCGCTTCGTGCCGGTGGACCCGCAGGTGATCGCGGATCAGATCGAGGCCTGCGCCACCGTCCACTCCAGGATCGACGCCGTGAAGGTCGGGATGCTGGGCACGCAGCCTACAATCGACGCCGTCGACGCCGCCCTGGAGCGCTACGGCTTCCCGATCGTGGTGCTCGACCCGGTCCTCATCTGCAAGGGCCAGGAGTTCTCCTCGGCGATGGCCGTGGACAACGCGCTGCGCGAGAAGATCCTGCCGCGCGCCACGATGGTCACCCCGAACCTCTTCGAGTCGGCGACGCTGGCCGGCGTCGAGGAAATCACCTCGGTGGAGGCGCTCAAGGACGCGGCGAAGCGGATCTTCGACCTCGGCGTACCCAACGTGCTGGCGAAAGCGGGCCCGAGCCTGGGCACCGGCACGGCGCTGGACGTCTTCTACGACGGCTCCACCCTGGAGGTCCTGGAGGTCCCGGCAGTGGGCGCGGAGCGGATGCACGGCGCTGGCTGCACCTTGGCCGCCGCGGTGACGGCGGAGCTCGCCAAGGGGGCCACGCCCCTGGAGGCGGCGGTGACGGCGAAGAACGTGGTCTCGGCGTCGGTCAATCCCGGCATGCGTGGGAACATCCCCTTCACTTACGTCTGGCAGGGCAACTACCCTGAACTCCTCGCCGGACAGCCTGCCCGGGGTGCCCGATGCCCCGCTCAGGCCAGCACGCCCAGAATTGGCGAGGTTTGAGGATTGCCCGGGCGCTCGGCGCCCACCAGGCCCGGCATCCCGCATCTCACAAGCCCCTGACCTGCGACGATAGATAATCCGACATCGCGTCAGCAAAAGGAATCCTCAAACTTCGCCATTTCCTCTCACCGCCGCCCGCGCCCGGCTGAACGCCTCACCAGCACGACCCCGCTATGACCTCTGCCGTCAGTCACGGCGCTTCCAGTGCTGAACCGCTCGAAGGACACGACGGCCCGACGGCGTCGTCTCAAGGATCGACCTATCGCGATCGCAGTGCATCGCCAGCACGTTCTGCACCACCCCGACGTTCACGCCGTTACCCAGTTGCTTGTACGTGGCCGCGTCCGACTGCCCTTCGAAGGTGAAATCGTCTGGCAACCCCTGCATCCGAGCGGCCTCCCTGGGGGTCAATCGCCGACGGCGTGGGCCGATGATGCTCGTCTGCGTGATGGCCACGAGCGCGGGCACGTAGGTGGGGGGCTTAGCGCGCAGGCCAGAGGGCCGGAAATGCATGAGACAGTCCCATAACGAGCCGAGGCCCTGAGCCTGCCATTCTAGTTTCCGCCGTGAAGGCGGGAACGAGGCGACCTGATATTCGACGAGCCAAGCCCTGCACCAACCCTGATTGCGGTCGAAGAGCTCGGCGTTCTTACGGAGGAAACTCATCTTCCACGCCGGCGCCCCGTCATAGTCTCCGTCAGCGATGCGCGCCTCCAGCTCTTCGACGGTGCGCCATTCATCAGCCCAAATCGGGAAACCAGGGAGCTTGACGCCGGGGTTGTATTTCCGGAAGCGGCGCACCCAAGCATCCCAAGCATCCACCCATTCAACCTCGGAAGGGGTCAATTCATATCCCGACGGATCCTCATCGAGGTAGTCCTCGATGCGCCAGTCAGTGTCCTCGCCGTACTGATGGCGCGGTCGGGCGACCGGCGCAGGCGCGCCATCGCCCAGTCCCTCAGGATCATAAGTGGCCGTGATGAAGACTCGTTCGCGCACTTGAGGCCGCCCGCCCCGCTCTCTCCCGATCTGATGCGGCGAGATGATGGCAGGAGCATCGGCCACCCTGTAGCCCTCGTCGCGGAGCGTTCGAACGATGACCTCCCACTCATGCTTGTGCCTCGGGCCGGCGAGATTGCGAACGTTCTCAAGTAGGAGGACAGCAGGATGGCGCTCGCGAACGATCTGAAGAATGTTGAAGTACAGGGTCCCTCGGGTCTCCTCCATTCCGCGCTGCGCGCCCGACTTCGAGAACGGCTGGCAGGGAAATCCCGCCGCCAGCACGTCATGATGAGGGATCCTTGGGCTCACACCAGCCTCGCCGGCATCGACTGTGATGTCACCCAGCGGATTGATGCCCCAGTTCTGCTCATAAATCCGAGAGGCATCCGGATCAATCTCGACCGCGTAGACGCACCCGCCCCCCATCTCGGACAGTGCGGCGTGGAAGCCGCCGATGCCGGCGAAGAGGTCAATGAAGGCGAAGGCGGAGGACACGGGTCAAGCTAAGCACATGTTCGGGCGAGAAGCTAGCCCCTCAGCGGCGATTCATCCACGGCACAGCGACGCGCATCACTCTTCCGCGAGGATTCGCCTTGTCCCTTCCGGCAGCACGAGCCTTTCCGAGGTCGAGGATCAGCATGAGATCCCGCCCGAGGGTGCGCTCTCGCCGAGGCCGTCAGTCGCGCAGGCCGCGGCGCAGGATGAGGACGACGCCGCCCGCACCCAGCGTGATGATCGCGAAGAGCACGAGGGTCGCGTTGGCTCCCGTCATGCCGAGCTTCCCCAGCACCCTCTCCTGCGTGGACCGCGGTGTGCTTACGGGCTCCGCCGGGGCGGCCACGACCTCGGAGGCCGTGCTCGGGGCGCCGATCGGGGCGGTCGCGCCGCTAGATGGAACGGCCACGGGAGCGGCGGTGGCAGTCGCGCGCGCCGAGGCGCTCGCCGCCGCGGTGGGAGCGGCCGCCGCCGTGGCGTCAGGGGCCGCGGTGGCGTCCGCCGTCGGGCTCACCTCGGGCGCGGGCTGGACGGCCTCCGCCGAGGCTCCGCCGCTGGGCGCTCCCGAGCCGTTCGGCGTCGTCGATGGAGAGGAAGCCGAGCCCCCACCGGAAACCTTGAAGCCCGCCTGGACGTCGTCGGGGTAGGCGGCGAAGTTCTGGGTGGCGTAGATGGAGCCGTCGGCAGACTCGGCGATGCCGATACCGATAGCCGTGGCGTTGCGATCCACCATGTTCTGGTAGTGACCCGGAGAGTCAACCCACTGCTGGAACAGGGCGTTGCCGAGCTCCACGCCGGACAGGCCCTTGCCGTTCATCGCGATGTTCTCGGCCACCCACGTCCATCCCGAGGGGAAGGCATTGCGCAGGTTGGGCCGGTGGTACAGGTTGCCCTCGGCGGCCATCTGGCCGGACCACTCCTGAGAGACGTTGTCGAGCTCGACGAGCCGGGTCAGTGGCTTGAGACCGGAACTTTGGCGCAACTCATTGACACGGGTGAGGATCTGCTGGGCGGCGGCGCTGTCAGCGGAGGTCGCAGCGGGCAGGAGGACCCCTGCGGCGCCGGGGTTGACCGGCGACGCCGGGGCCTGCGCCGCGACGGCCTGGGGAGTGATCCCCACGAGCGACGCGGTGACTGCGGCGGCGGCGAAGAGGCGGGCGATCTTCACAGGGCTGAAATCTCCATGGGTAGTCAGTTCTGTCGATGACTCACCGGGACGCTAGGGGCTCCGGAGCATCAGGCGCGGATGGGGTCCGCGCCTTCATGATACTCATCTCGTGATCTTCATGTTACCTGACGAGACCGGTAATTTCTTCTGGACGCGCCTTCTCGCGACAGGTTTGGGAGGCGACTCACAGGGCCACGAGTAACTGAACCATCACGATCTTGACCACGATCGCCAGCGCGAAGAGGGTCGCATACCCGGCCTCGATCCGCACGTCCTCGCTGCGGGACAGGGCGTAGGAGAGGATCGCCGGCTGCCCCACCAGGCCCGCCAGTCCACCGGCGGCTCGCGCGGCGGAGATCCCGGCGATTCTCGCCCCCGTGAGAAGCACCACGGCGCTGACGACGACGACGATCGCCGCGAGCCCGCCCACCGCCAGGCCCGTTACGGAGAAGGCGGCGCCCGCGAACCGCGGGCCGGACGCCAGGCCGATCGCGGCCAGGAAGAACAGGAGCCCGAGCTGGCGGATCGTGGCGTTGGCGGCATGGGGCAGCCCCCACAGGAAGGGGCCGGTGCGCCCGAGGCGCCCGAGGATCATCCCGGCGACCAGCGGCCCCGCGGCGACCCCCAGCTTCAGGGTGATGCCGCCGGGCAGCGGGACGGCGACGAGGCCGAGCAGCACTCCCAGGGCCATGCCGATGCCGACGCTGAAGGCGTCGATCTGCGAGATCTTGCGCTCGGAGTCGCCGAACCAGTCGGCCGCCTCCTCCAGCCTCTCGCTGGGCACGACGGCGAGGACCCTGTCCCCGAGCTCGAGCACGAGGTCATCGCGGGCGAGCAGGTCGAGGTCCCCGCGCCGCACGCGGGTGATGACGCCCGCGAAGCGCCCGGGCATGTCCACCTCGGCGATCGTCCGCCCCGCCACGCGGGTGGAGGAGACGGTGAGCCGGCGGTGGTCCACGGCCCGGCGGTCCTTGGCCAGGCAGGAGCGCAGTCCCGTGCCCAGCTCGTGCATGGCCTCCTCAACGGCGGCGGGCGCCCCGACGACGACGACCTTGTCCCCCGGCGCCAGCTCCTCGCCGGGGTCGACGACGCGTGTGACCCCGTCGCGCTCCAGGTAGGAGATGCGGATGCGGGCACGGGTGAAGGCCTCCATCCGGTCCAGCCGCACGCGGGTGAGCACGTAGACGCTGGTGGCGACGATGCCATCGGCGCTGGCGGGCCGGGGGTCCTTACGGCCGGGCCAGCGCTGTCCGACGACGATGGCGACGACGATGATCGCCACGGCCACGCCCACGGGGTAGGCGATGGCGTAGCCGATGGAGGGCTCCTGATTCCCGGCGGCCTCGATCGCGGCGTCGAGCACCGGGGAGGTCAGGGCGCCCGCGTAGGCGCCGGCGTCCATCGCGGGCGTCACCCCGGTCAGGCGCGAGAAGCCCGCCCCCACCGCGCCGGCAGCGAGGAGCGCGACGACGCACAGCGCCATGAGGGGCATCTGCCGGCCGAGGTTGCGGAAGAAGGTGTTGCCCGCGCCGAGCCCCACCGTGTAGCAGAACAGCCCGAGCCCGAGGGCCCGCAGCATCCCGAGGTCGGCGCCGAGCCTGGGATCGAGCGCGCCGACGGCGAGGCCCACGAACAGCGCCCCGGCAGCGCCGAAGCGGATCGGCCCGAAGGGGATCTGCCCGACGGCGGTCCCGAGCCCGATGACGAGGAAGACCGTGAGCAGGGGGGTGGCGGCGAGGACGTCGATGACGCCATCAGGGATGAGCCCCGCCGCTACCGGATAGGTCATGTGAATAACTCCAGGCACATCGGACAGGGTAAGCCACTTCGGCCTCAATGCCGACCATCGGCGCCCCACTCCCGCCTCCCTGTTCCCGGTTTCGCCCGGAGGCAAGGCGGCTTGGTGCGCCGCCCGGGCCGGGAGTAGGTTCGCCATGCCTCATACCCGAGGCGGACACGCAGCAGCACCGCAGCGAGGAGCATTCCCATGGCCGATTTCACCGACGACGGCATCGACCGCACCACCACTCTCAAGGTGTCCGGCCTGACGTGCGGGCACTGCGTCGCCCACGTCACCGAAGAGCTCGAGGCGCTCACGGGCGTCAAGGACGTCTCCATCGTCCTCAACAAGGGCGGGCAGTCCGTCGTCACGGTCGTTTCGGACGTCGTTCTCGAGGATGCTGCCCTGGCCGAGGCGATCGACGAGGCCGGTGACTACACGCTGGACGCCGTCGAGCGCGACGTCCGCATCTCTTGAGCACCCGCGAGGTCGATCTCGCTGTCAGCGGCATGACCTGCGCGTCCTGCGTGGCGCGCGTGGAGAAGAAGCTGAGCAAGATCGACGGCGTCGAGGCCAGCGTCAACCTGGCCACCGAGTCCGCTCACCTCACCGTTCCCGACTCCGTGACGGATGACGAGCTCATCGCCACCGTCGTCAGGGCCGGGTACTCGGCGGCCCTCACCGGCCCCTCCGCGGCCAGGAGCGCGGCCGCCCCGGCGGAGCCGCCGCCCTCCCCCGAGGAGGAATCGGCCCGGCCCACCGGCGGCGCCCCCTCGGCCACGGGGCCAGCGGCCGAGACAAGCGCCCGAGACTCGCTGGGCGCCTCCCACCTCGTGCGCGCCGAGGACCTGCGGCGCCGCCTGGTCCTCAGCCTGCTGCTCTCGGTCCCGGTCATGGCGATCTCAATGAGCTCGGCCCTCCAGTTCCCCGGCTGGCAGTGGGCGCTGGCCGCCCTCACACTGCCGGTGGTCACCTGGGGCGCCTGGCCCTTCCACCGCGCGGCCCTGGCGGGGCTGCGCCATGGGGCCTTCACCATGGACACGCTCGTCTCTCTCGGCGTGAGCGCCTCCACCCTGTGGAGCCTGTGGGCTCTCATCTGGGGCGGCGCGGGCGAGATCGGCGTGAGGATGCCCATGGACTTGGCCGGGATCCTCACCGGCGCCCACGCGGGCGGGCACCGCCCGCACATGTACTTCGAGTCAGCCGCCTGGGTGACCACCTTCCTCCTGGCCGGCCGCTACGCGGAGGCCCGCGCCAAGTACCGCTCCGGGGACGCCCTGCGAGCCCTTCTCGAGCTCGGCGCCAAGGAGGCCGGCCGCGTCCGGCTCACCGCTCCCTCCGGTTCCGCCAACGCCATCGACGTGCTCGACGACGATGGCGCCCCCCGCCCCGACGCGATGCGCCACGAGGAGCGGGTCGCCGTCGATGACCTGGCCGCCGGCGACCTCATCGCCGTGCGCCCCGGGGAGAAGATCGCCGTGGACGGCGTCGTCGTCGAGGGCGCCAGCGCCGTGGACGCCTCCCTGCTCACCGGCGAGTCCGTGCCGGTGGAGGTCGGGGTGGGCGACGAGGTGACCGGTGGGACGATCAATACCTCCGGCGCCCTGCTCGTGCGAGCCACGCGCGTGGGCGAGGGCACCACCCTGGCGCGGATCGGCGCGCTGGTGACCGCGGCGCAGGCGGGCAAGGCGCCCGTGCAGCGCCTCGCCGACCGCGTCTCCGGGGTGTTCGTGCCCGTCGTCCTGGGGATCGCCGCCCTGACGCTCGTCGGCTGGCTCGTGGTCGGGGCCTCCGCCCAGGAGGCCCTCACGGCGTCGGTCGCGGTGCTCGTCATCGCCTGCCCCTGCGCCCTGGGCCTGGCCACGCCCACCGCGATCCTCGTGGGCTCGGGCCGGGCCGCCCAGCTCGGCGTCGTCATCCGGGGCCCGGAGGTCCTGGAGCTCACGCGCTCGCTGGACACGATGGTCCTGGACAAGACCGGCACTGTCACGACGGCGCGCATGAGCCTCGACGCCGCCGCCAGCGCCGGGATCGGGAGCGAATCATGGCTGGGCCGATCCGACTCCCCCACGCTCGACCCCCTCATGCTGGCGGGCGCGCTCGAGGCCTTCAGTGAGCACCCGGTGGCGGCCGCTATCACGGCCGCCGCCCGCGAGCGCGCGGAGAGCGAAGGCTCCCGGCTCCCGGGGGCCGAGGGCTTCGTCAACCACGAGGGCCGGGGCGTCACGGGCCGGGTGACCGGCACCGCTTCGGAGCCGGGGAGCGCGCGCGAGGTCGCCGTGGGCCGGGCCTCCTGGATCGCCGAGCGCGGCATCGCCCTGCCCGGCCACCTGTCTGAGGCGCTGGAGGCCGCCGAGTCGACCGGGGCCACCGGGGTGGTCGTCGCCATCGATGGCCAGGCCACCGCCGTGCTGGCGGTGCGCGACACGGTGCGGGCCTCCTCGGCCACCGCGATCGCCGAACTGCGTGCCCTGGGGATCCGCCCGA includes these proteins:
- a CDS encoding alpha/beta fold hydrolase is translated as MTADPAPAPLARHLAGRLDDAEAPVLVLSHGITDSAACWIEAVEHWAPRHRIVALDTRGHGDSPRWDDADLKNQETAGRRLAADLTDALEDLRSHGLRASPDEPSAGPLRAPLLLVGHSMGGVTSLDVAYHRPDLVDGVVAEDPAFVTPAWRALLRANAFRQVAELKGIAKDPEARFTAETTENPTWSHREVRASVEASCGVDLRFIGLGCVSPPTPWEEVVDGLTVPTLIITGTDGVVLRGDHYLSLLSRKNPLISTAVIVDAPHCVRRTFPERFHAASDPWMEMVIARGRQGERAA
- the mtnN gene encoding 5'-methylthioadenosine/S-adenosylhomocysteine nucleosidase; translation: MEEEARPFLERLPALDGAAPLALNSDAWAVSLALPPVIPGSADGQGPGAPRELILIRTGIGLVAAASALAAALAQVAPRMIISAGTAGGLARDVEVGDVCASTTLAFTDADATAFGYARGQIPGQPPAFRSAAGLREAIELHGPAALAAATPASSSARIHAGQMLSGNSFVTAANVADTREAFPEAVSTDMESAALAQVAAAAGIPFASVRGISDLCGPEAGQDFHIGADEAAARSAAVVIAALAALS
- a CDS encoding hydroxymethylpyrimidine/phosphomethylpyrimidine kinase; translated protein: MSTTPPIALAIAGSEASGGAGAQTDIKTFQQLGVFGCTALTCIVSMDPKANWDHRFVPVDPQVIADQIEACATVHSRIDAVKVGMLGTQPTIDAVDAALERYGFPIVVLDPVLICKGQEFSSAMAVDNALREKILPRATMVTPNLFESATLAGVEEITSVEALKDAAKRIFDLGVPNVLAKAGPSLGTGTALDVFYDGSTLEVLEVPAVGAERMHGAGCTLAAAVTAELAKGATPLEAAVTAKNVVSASVNPGMRGNIPFTYVWQGNYPELLAGQPARGARCPAQASTPRIGEV
- the dcm gene encoding DNA (cytosine-5-)-methyltransferase is translated as MSSAFAFIDLFAGIGGFHAALSEMGGGCVYAVEIDPDASRIYEQNWGINPLGDITVDAGEAGVSPRIPHHDVLAAGFPCQPFSKSGAQRGMEETRGTLYFNILQIVRERHPAVLLLENVRNLAGPRHKHEWEVIVRTLRDEGYRVADAPAIISPHQIGRERGGRPQVRERVFITATYDPEGLGDGAPAPVARPRHQYGEDTDWRIEDYLDEDPSGYELTPSEVEWVDAWDAWVRRFRKYNPGVKLPGFPIWADEWRTVEELEARIADGDYDGAPAWKMSFLRKNAELFDRNQGWCRAWLVEYQVASFPPSRRKLEWQAQGLGSLWDCLMHFRPSGLRAKPPTYVPALVAITQTSIIGPRRRRLTPREAARMQGLPDDFTFEGQSDAATYKQLGNGVNVGVVQNVLAMHCDRDRSILETTPSGRRVLRAVQHWKRRD
- a CDS encoding CAP domain-containing protein; translated protein: MKIARLFAAAAVTASLVGITPQAVAAQAPASPVNPGAAGVLLPAATSADSAAAQQILTRVNELRQSSGLKPLTRLVELDNVSQEWSGQMAAEGNLYHRPNLRNAFPSGWTWVAENIAMNGKGLSGVELGNALFQQWVDSPGHYQNMVDRNATAIGIGIAESADGSIYATQNFAAYPDDVQAGFKVSGGGSASSPSTTPNGSGAPSGGASAEAVQPAPEVSPTADATAAPDATAAAAPTAAASASARATATAAPVAVPSSGATAPIGAPSTASEVVAAPAEPVSTPRSTQERVLGKLGMTGANATLVLFAIITLGAGGVVLILRRGLRD
- a CDS encoding TrkA C-terminal domain-containing protein, whose translation is MTYPVAAGLIPDGVIDVLAATPLLTVFLVIGLGTAVGQIPFGPIRFGAAGALFVGLAVGALDPRLGADLGMLRALGLGLFCYTVGLGAGNTFFRNLGRQMPLMALCVVALLAAGAVGAGFSRLTGVTPAMDAGAYAGALTSPVLDAAIEAAGNQEPSIGYAIAYPVGVAVAIIVVAIVVGQRWPGRKDPRPASADGIVATSVYVLTRVRLDRMEAFTRARIRISYLERDGVTRVVDPGEELAPGDKVVVVGAPAAVEEAMHELGTGLRSCLAKDRRAVDHRRLTVSSTRVAGRTIAEVDMPGRFAGVITRVRRGDLDLLARDDLVLELGDRVLAVVPSERLEEAADWFGDSERKISQIDAFSVGIGMALGVLLGLVAVPLPGGITLKLGVAAGPLVAGMILGRLGRTGPFLWGLPHAANATIRQLGLLFFLAAIGLASGPRFAGAAFSVTGLAVGGLAAIVVVVSAVVLLTGARIAGISAARAAGGLAGLVGQPAILSYALSRSEDVRIEAGYATLFALAIVVKIVMVQLLVAL
- a CDS encoding heavy-metal-associated domain-containing protein gives rise to the protein MADFTDDGIDRTTTLKVSGLTCGHCVAHVTEELEALTGVKDVSIVLNKGGQSVVTVVSDVVLEDAALAEAIDEAGDYTLDAVERDVRIS
- a CDS encoding heavy metal translocating P-type ATPase — its product is MSTREVDLAVSGMTCASCVARVEKKLSKIDGVEASVNLATESAHLTVPDSVTDDELIATVVRAGYSAALTGPSAARSAAAPAEPPPSPEEESARPTGGAPSATGPAAETSARDSLGASHLVRAEDLRRRLVLSLLLSVPVMAISMSSALQFPGWQWALAALTLPVVTWGAWPFHRAALAGLRHGAFTMDTLVSLGVSASTLWSLWALIWGGAGEIGVRMPMDLAGILTGAHAGGHRPHMYFESAAWVTTFLLAGRYAEARAKYRSGDALRALLELGAKEAGRVRLTAPSGSANAIDVLDDDGAPRPDAMRHEERVAVDDLAAGDLIAVRPGEKIAVDGVVVEGASAVDASLLTGESVPVEVGVGDEVTGGTINTSGALLVRATRVGEGTTLARIGALVTAAQAGKAPVQRLADRVSGVFVPVVLGIAALTLVGWLVVGASAQEALTASVAVLVIACPCALGLATPTAILVGSGRAAQLGVVIRGPEVLELTRSLDTMVLDKTGTVTTARMSLDAAASAGIGSESWLGRSDSPTLDPLMLAGALEAFSEHPVAAAITAAARERAESEGSRLPGAEGFVNHEGRGVTGRVTGTASEPGSAREVAVGRASWIAERGIALPGHLSEALEAAESTGATGVVVAIDGQATAVLAVRDTVRASSATAIAELRALGIRPILLTGDNARAAAHVAGQVRIDPADVRAEVLPAEKRDVVAELQASGAVVGMVGDGVNDAAALAQAGTRGLGLAMGSGTDVAIEAADITLVRADLDAVVAAVRVSRATLRIIKQNLFWAFAYNVAAIPLAMAGMLNPMIAGGAMACSSVIVVANSLRLRRAG